A stretch of DNA from Streptomyces xanthii:
GGAGGGCCTAGGCCACGAGCTCGCCGAAGGACTCCTCCAGGTCCCGGCCGAAGCTCAGGACCTCGTCATCCCGCAGCCGCCGCAGCGACCGCCAGATGCTCGACTTCACGGTGCCGACGCTGATGTCGAGGATCTCCGCGATCTCGGGGTCCGTACGGCCCTCGTAGTAGCGGAGCACGAGCATCGTGCGCTGCAGTTCGGGCAGGCGGGCCAGCGCCTGCCACAGGACGGCCCGCAGCTCCGTACCCCGCATCGCGTCCGTGTCGCCCACCGTCTCCGGCAGCTCCTCGGTCGGGTACTCGTTCAGCTTGCGGCGGCGCCACGCGCTGATGTGCAGGTTCGTCATGGTGCGGCGGAGGTAGCCCCCGACCGCGGCCTTGTCGCTGATCCGGTCCCAGGCCCGGTACGTCGAGAAGAGGGCGCTCTGGAGCAGGTCCTCCGCCTCGAACCGGTCACCGGTCAGGTGATAGGCGGTCGCGTACAGGGAGGCGCGGCGCTCCTGGACGTAGGCCGTGAACTCGGCCTCCGACAGGTTCCGCTGCTCCCCCGAGCCCTCCCCGTACGCCGCTCCCCCGATGTTTCCCCCGTCGGGAACCGCCGGCGCGTCAACCACCGTCATGTATCCCGGGTGCTGACGCCCGGTGCCGCGAGCGCACCCCCGCCCGCTCACGGCACCGGACTTCTCATGCCGCTCGGTGCGGACCGCCACGTCGTGCAGACGCGTGACAACTGCGCTTGAGGTGGTGCTGTGCAGCGTGTTCATCTCGCGCCCCCCGTCGTGGAGTCCGTTTCCTGAGCTCGCTTCCTTGCGATGTCCAAAAGCTTGCCCTGGTGACTTCATGACGGTGTCCGTCGACTGTCACAGAGCTGTCACAGGCCCCGGGGCGGTGCGGGTCATGTGTGGGACCGGTCCCACGGTCGAACTAAAGGCCAGTGATGGGCCAGAATGGCGCTCGTGCCTTCCCTGTTGCTGATCGAGGACGACGACGCCATCCGCACGGCCCTGGAGCTGTCTCTTACGCGCCAGGGCCACCGGGTTGCCACCGCTGCCACCGGCGAGGACGGTCTGAAGCTGTTGCGCGAGCAGCGGCCGGACCTGATCGTGCTGGATGTGATGCTGCCGGGCATCGACGGGTTCGAGGTGTGCCGTCGCATCCGGCGCACCGACCAGCTGCCGATCATCCTGCTCACCGCGCGCAGCGACGACATCGACGTGGTGGTCGGCCTGGAGTCCGGGGCCGACGACTACGTGGTGAAGCCGGTGCAGGGGCGGGTGCTCGACGCCCGGATCCGGGCCGTGCTGCGGCGCGGTGAGCGTGAGGCGAACGACGCGGCGTCGTTCGGTTCGCTGGTGATCGACCGGGCCGCGATGACCGTGACGAAGAACGGCGAGGACCTGCAGCTCACGCCGACCGAGCTGCGGCTGCTCCTGGAGCTGAGCCGGCGGCCGGGGCAGGCGCTGTCCCGCCAGCAGCTGCTGCGCCTGGTGTGGGAGCACGACTACCTGGGCGACTCGCGCCTGGTCGACGCGTGTGTGCAGCGGCTGCGCGCGAAGGTCGAGGACGTGCCGTCGTCGCCGACGCTGATCCGTACGGTGCGCGGGGTCGGCTACCGGCTGGACTCGCCTCAGTGACGGAGCCGCACCACACGCCGCGCGGTCTCGCCGCGGCCAAGAAGGCCCTGTTCGCGGGGCTGCGTTTCACGAGTCTGCGGTTGCGGCTCGTCGTCGTGTTCGCGCTGGTGGCGCTGACCGCGGCGGTGTCCGCTTCGGGGATCGCGTACTGGCTGAACCGCGAGGCGGTGCTGACCCGTACCCAGGACTCGGCGCTGAGCGACTTCCAGCAGGAGATGCAGAACCGGGCGGCGGTGCTGCCGGAGCATCCCACGCAGGGCGAGCTGCAGCACGCCGCGAACCTGATGGCGAACAGCAGCCAGCACTTCAGCGTGCTGCTCACGGCCACGGACGAGAACGGCCGTGACGTGGTGGGCAATTCGGACCTGGACGCCTTCACGCCCGCCGACGTCCCGGCGTCGCTGCGCCGCGCGGTGAACAAGAAGCAGAAGATCACCGAGAACAACAAGGCGCCGTACCACCTGTACTGGCAGCGGATCACGCAGGACGGCACGCCGTACCTGGTGGGCGGCGCGCGGGTGAACGGCGGGCCCTCCGGCTACATGCTCAAGTCGCTGGAGCCGGAGGCGAAGGACCTGGGCTCGCTGGCCTGGTCGCTCGGCATCGCGACGGCGCTCGCGCTGATCGGCTCGGCACTGCTCGCTCAAGCCGCCGCCGCGACCGTCCTGAAGCCGGTGCACCGGCTCGGTGTCGCCGCGCGCCGGCTCGGCGAGGGCAAGCTCGACACCCGGCTGCGGGTGTCCGGCACGGACGAACTGGCCGATCTGTCCCGAACCTTCAACCGGACCGCGGAGAACCTGGAGAAGAAGGTCGCCGACATGAGCGCCCGCGAGGAGGCCTCGCGGCGGTTCGTCGCCGACATGTCGCACGAGCTGCGCACCCCGCTGACCGCGATCACCGCGGTCACCGAGGTCCTCGAGGAGGAGCTCGACGCGGAGACCGGTTCGGTGGACCCGATGATCGAGCCCGCGGTGCGGCTCGTGGTCAGCGAGACCCGGCGCCTGGGCGACCTGGTGGAGAACCTGATGGAGGTCACCCGCTTCGACGCGGGCACGGCCCGGCTCGTCCTGGACGACCTCGACATCGCCGACCAGATCACGGCCTGCATCGACGCCCGCGCCTGGCTGGACGCGGTGGAGCTGGACGCGGAGCGCGGCATGACGGTCCGGCTCGACCCGCGCCGCCTCGACGTGATCCTCGCCAACCTGATCGGCAACGCGCTCAAGCACGGCGGCTCCCCGGTGCGGGTGTCGGTGCGCACCGAGGGCTCCGACCTGGTCATCGCCGTACGGGACCACGGCCCCGGCATTCCGGAGGACGTGCTGCCGCACGTGTTCGACCGGTTCTACAAGGCGAGCGCCTCCCGGCCGCGTTCGGAGGGCAGCGGGCTCGGTCTGTCGATCGCGCTGGAGAACGCGCACATCCACGGCGGCGAGATCACGGCCGCCAACTCCCCGGAGGGCGGCGCCGTGTTCACGCTGCGGCTGCCCCAGCAGGAGCAGGAACCGAAGCACGAGACGAACTCCCCGGAAGGCGGCGACCGTTGAAGCGCGGTGCGAGGCTCGCGGGTCTGTGCGGCCTGGCGGCGCTGCTGCTGACGGGCTGCGGGATCCGGTCCACGGAGGTGCCGACGGACTTCGGCGCGGCGCCGACCCGGGTGGGCTGCTCGCTGTCGGGCTCGGACGAGGTGGGGACGCGCGCGGGCGGCGAGTTCGCGGTGCAGGTCTATCTCGTGTGCACGTCGCAGCTGGTGACGGTGGACCGTACGGTGACGCTGGAGCGGCGCGGGACCTCGGACCGGGTGGCAGTCGCGCGGGAGCTGCTCGCCGAGCTGTCGCGCAAGCCCTCGGGCGCCGAGTCGGACGCGGGCTACTCGACGGACGTCGCGCGGCGCACCCGTGTGTCGGGGCCGCGCAAGGGCGATCCGGCCGACGCGCTGCGGCTGAACACGCCGCCGGACGACCTGTCCCCGTACGCCCTCGCAC
This window harbors:
- the afsQ1 gene encoding two-component system response regulator AfsQ1, translated to MPSLLLIEDDDAIRTALELSLTRQGHRVATAATGEDGLKLLREQRPDLIVLDVMLPGIDGFEVCRRIRRTDQLPIILLTARSDDIDVVVGLESGADDYVVKPVQGRVLDARIRAVLRRGEREANDAASFGSLVIDRAAMTVTKNGEDLQLTPTELRLLLELSRRPGQALSRQQLLRLVWEHDYLGDSRLVDACVQRLRAKVEDVPSSPTLIRTVRGVGYRLDSPQ
- a CDS encoding sensor histidine kinase; the encoded protein is MTEPHHTPRGLAAAKKALFAGLRFTSLRLRLVVVFALVALTAAVSASGIAYWLNREAVLTRTQDSALSDFQQEMQNRAAVLPEHPTQGELQHAANLMANSSQHFSVLLTATDENGRDVVGNSDLDAFTPADVPASLRRAVNKKQKITENNKAPYHLYWQRITQDGTPYLVGGARVNGGPSGYMLKSLEPEAKDLGSLAWSLGIATALALIGSALLAQAAAATVLKPVHRLGVAARRLGEGKLDTRLRVSGTDELADLSRTFNRTAENLEKKVADMSAREEASRRFVADMSHELRTPLTAITAVTEVLEEELDAETGSVDPMIEPAVRLVVSETRRLGDLVENLMEVTRFDAGTARLVLDDLDIADQITACIDARAWLDAVELDAERGMTVRLDPRRLDVILANLIGNALKHGGSPVRVSVRTEGSDLVIAVRDHGPGIPEDVLPHVFDRFYKASASRPRSEGSGLGLSIALENAHIHGGEITAANSPEGGAVFTLRLPQQEQEPKHETNSPEGGDR
- a CDS encoding SigE family RNA polymerase sigma factor, with the translated sequence MNTLHSTTSSAVVTRLHDVAVRTERHEKSGAVSGRGCARGTGRQHPGYMTVVDAPAVPDGGNIGGAAYGEGSGEQRNLSEAEFTAYVQERRASLYATAYHLTGDRFEAEDLLQSALFSTYRAWDRISDKAAVGGYLRRTMTNLHISAWRRRKLNEYPTEELPETVGDTDAMRGTELRAVLWQALARLPELQRTMLVLRYYEGRTDPEIAEILDISVGTVKSSIWRSLRRLRDDEVLSFGRDLEESFGELVA